In one Epinephelus moara isolate mb chromosome 6, YSFRI_EMoa_1.0, whole genome shotgun sequence genomic region, the following are encoded:
- the ccne2 gene encoding G1/S-specific cyclin-E2: MSRRSGRITLQARDSNTLEPTVRAPLRKRKSEPSKKKLQPAAKKQSYEIQKCWSEDGASPCILIETPHKELEPADPSSFKQYRFKNLFIKASPIPRLSWASSDDVWIKMLNKELKYVHDKSYMQRHPKLQPKMRAILLDWLLEVCEVYSLHRQTAYLAQDFFDRFMLTQENVNKDYLQLIGITALFIASKIEEIYPPKIVDFAYVTDGACDICDIQRTELHLLKALNWELCPETPISWLKLYAQVEAQTDGENFLVPQFSQETYIRITQLLDLCMLDINSLDYSYSVLAAAAFCHFSTFDVVHKVSGLTWDGVAPCVRWMSPFMDVLRSEPTPQLKNFSKVKPDARHNIQTHVAYLDLLRKSQDCRLDNLECQLSPVAMGATLTPPSSAEKPANH; the protein is encoded by the exons ATGTCCAGACGCAG CGGCCGCATCACTTTGCAAGCCAGAGATTCAAACACACTTGAGCCGACCGTCAGAGCCCCGCTGAGGAAAAGAAAATCAgag CCCTCCAAGAAAAAACTACAACCTGCTGCCAAGAAACAAAGCTATGAAATACAG AAGTGTTGGTCAGAAGACGGAGCGAGTCCGTGCATTCTCATCGAAACTCCCCACAAAGAGCTGGAGCCTGCAGATCCGTCCAGCTTCAAGCAGTACAGATTCAAGAACCTCTTCATCAAGGCCTCTCCTATTCCCCGCCTCAG CTGGGCCAGCTCAGACGATGTGTGGATCAAAATGCTCAACAAGGAGCTGAAGTATGTTCACGACAAGAGCTACATGCAGCGACATCCCAAACTGCAGCCCAAGATGAGAGCGATTCTGCTGGACTGGCTGCTCGAG gtgtgtgaggTGTACTCCCTCCACCGGCAGACGGCCTACCTCGCTCAGGACTTCTTCGACCGCTTCATGCTGACTCAGGAGAATGTCAACAAAGACTACCTGCAGCTCATCGGCATCACCGCGCTCTTCATCGCCTCCAAGATAGAG GAAATCTACCCTCCTAAAATCGTAGACTTCGCCTACGTCACAGACGGAGCCTGTGACATTTGTGACATCCAGCGCACAGAGCTTCACCTACTGAAG GCATTAAACTGGGAACTGTGTCCGGAGACGCCCATCTCCTGGTTGAAGCTGTACGCTCAGGTGGAAGCTCAGACGGACGGAGAGAACTTCCTGGTGCCGCAGTTCTCCCAGGAAACGTACATCCGGATCACACAG CTGTTGGACCTGTGTatgctggatatcaactcgttGGACTACAGCTACAGTGTTCTGGCTGCAGCTGCATTCTGCCACTTCTCTACGTTTGATGTCGTTCATAAAGTCTCAG gCCTGACATGGGACGGCGTGGCTCCTTGTGTTCGGTGGATGAGTCCGTTCATGGACGTGCTGCGGTCTGAACCCACTCCTCAACTCAAGAACTTCTCCAAAGTCAAACCCGACGCCCGACACAACATCCAGACACACGTGGCTTATCTGGATCTGCTG AGAAAATCTCAGGACTGTCGGCTCGACAACCTCGAATGTCAGCTGTCGCCCGTTGCCATGGGAGCTACCCTGACTCCGCCCAGCAGCGCAGAGAAACCAGCCAATCACTGA
- the tp53inp1 gene encoding LOW QUALITY PROTEIN: tumor protein p53-inducible nuclear protein 1 (The sequence of the model RefSeq protein was modified relative to this genomic sequence to represent the inferred CDS: inserted 1 base in 1 codon) — protein MTKVRATPPRRRPEPRASPXPLPQPHAPAGHTGMFQRFASALFGDDVEELSRCSRPGGGKEEEEDEDWILVNYLAEACSGQCGDGLSGSTVGPEEEEDEEEDLVMIPSPMASPPIRYASCTSLNSTADTDPDGGAEEEDEDDEEEESGFLRLDACSLEESWFVTPPPCFTGRGSQPVLLETSPLENLLIEHPSMSVYAHHSPPRLSLDPLPRSLDLELGLLPGNVPAALTPSAGKEKSRHTLDGSRHRPEVAVVQRRSSLHSACYAAALSTRAGILQQRTASTTAQRTQPLSRNALRRLNLLRPPKASTVHLHQPSQRHLNF, from the exons ATGACCAAAGTGCGCGCCACGCCTCCCCGCCGTCGCCCCGAGCCACGCGCCTCTC AGCCCCTCCCTCAGCCTCACGCCCCCGCAGGACATACAGGGATGTTCCAGAGGTTCGCCAGTGCTCTGTTCGGGGACGACGTGGAGGAGCTGAGTCGATGCAGCAGACCTGGAGGTggcaaggaggaagaggaggacgaagACTGGATCCTGGTCAACTACCTGG CTGAAGCCTGCTCCGGTCAGTGTGGTGACGGCCTCTCTGGATCCACCGTCGGtcctgaggaagaggaggacgaggaggaggaccTGGTAATGATCCCCTCCCCCATGGCCAGCCCCCCAATCCGCTACGCCTCCTGCACCTCCCTCAACTCCACGGCCGACACCGACCCAGATGGCGgggctgaggaggaggacgaagacgacgaagaggaggagagcGGCTTCCTCCGTCTGGACGCCTGCTCTCTGGAGGAGAGCTGGTTCGTCACCCCGCCACCCTGCTTCACCGGCCGCGGCAGCCAGCCCGTCCTCCTGGAGACCAGCCCTCTGGAGAACCTGCTGATCGAACACCCCAGCATGTCCGTCTACGCCCACCACAGCCCCCCCAGGCTGAGCCTCGACCCCCTGCCGCGCTCCCTCGACCTGGAGCTGGGCTTGTTGCCTGGAAATGTGCCTGCCGCCCTGACACCCTCCGCTGGGAAGGAGAAGAGCAGACACACTCTGGACGGCTCTCGTCACAG GCCAGAGGTGGCGGTCGTCCAGCGTCGCTCCAGCCTCCACTCAGCCTGCTACGCTGCGGCGCTCTCCACCCGCGCCGGCATCCTGCAGCAGCGGACAGCGAGCACCACCGCCCAGCGCACCCAACCGCTGTCCCGCAACGCCCTGCGACGCCTCAACCTGCTGCGCCCCCCGAAGGCCAGCACCGTGCACCTGCACCAGCCGAGCCAGAGACACCTCAACTTCTGA